The Salvelinus sp. IW2-2015 unplaced genomic scaffold, ASM291031v2 Un_scaffold631, whole genome shotgun sequence genome has a window encoding:
- the bola3 gene encoding bolA-like protein 3 yields MLSISRFLLKNQAVLVSRQLQRTLSSQTDGETRIAHILKEKFPSATSLKVVDISGGCGAMYEVHIESNEFKGKRTVQQHQLVNQALKEEIQGMHGLRIFTDVPRE; encoded by the exons ATGCTCTCTATTTCCAGGTTTCTTCTAAAAAATCAA gcTGTTTTGGTTTCTAGACAGTTGCAGAGGACTCTGTCTtctcagacagatggagagacccGAATTGCACACATTCTCAAAGAGAAGTTTCCATCGGCCACGTCTCTAAAAGTTGTGGACATATCAG GTGGCTGTGGTGCCATGTATGAAGTCCATATAGAATCCAATGAATTTAAAGGGAAAAGAACTGTTCAACAACACCAACTAGTCAACCAG GCTCTCAAGGAGGAGATCCAAGGAATGCATGGACTACGAATATTCACAGATGTTCCTCGAGAGTAG
- the LOC112068644 gene encoding beta,beta-carotene 15,15'-dioxygenase-like → MRYSTSGNLPSWLQGTLRNRTGIFSVGDTTYNHWFDGMALMHSFTFNDGEVIYRSRYLRGDTYKDNMAAKIIIVSEMGTMAYLDPGKNLISRVITFLNHTVPDFTDNCGNNFIRYGKDYYATSETKCIRKVDPVTLETQDKVDYLKYLAVNLVTSHPHYDKDGTAYNMGTSIAENGKTKYTFFKFPDTTAGDKANASLALKNLEVICTVPCRSLLSPSYYHSFGMTDNYFIFIEQPFKLDILKMATAYMRGVNWASCLMFCPEENTLIHLIDRKTGKEVGIKYYTEAMIVYHHVNAFEEDGHVIFDVIAYEDPSLYNMFYLNVLKEQSKTSAMSVPKCKRFALPVQTDKVIDVGDDMVKLQYTTASAVKEKEGKLLCQPEVLCDVPKSTTQDKL, encoded by the exons atgagatactctacctcag GCAACCTTCCAAGCTGGCTGCAAGGCACGCTGCGCAATAGAACAGGCATATTCTCAGTGGGGGATACCACATACAACCACTGGTTCGATGGGATGGCCCTGATGCACAGCTTTACATTCAATGATG gTGAAGTAATCTACAGAAGCAGATATTTACGCGGAGACACATACAAAGACAACATGGCTGCCAAAATAATTATTGTGTCTGAAATGGGGACAATGGCCTACCTGGATCCAGGCAAAAACCTCATATCTAG GGTGATCACCTTTCTTAACCACACGGTCCCAGACTTCACTGACAActgtggcaacaatttcattcgATATGGGAAGGATTATTATGCAACCTCTGAAACCAAATGCATCCGCAAAGTAGATCCTGTGACTCTGGAGACTCAGGACAAG GTGGACTACTTGAAATACCTTGCTGTGAACCTGGTGACATCCCATCCACATTACGATAAAGACGGAACAGCCTACAACATGGGGACTTCAATAGCGGAGAATGGAAAGACCAAATACACCTTTTTCAAGTTTCCAGACACTACTGCGGGag ATAAGGCCAATGCTTCTCTAGCCTTGAAGAACCTTGAGGTGATCTGCACAGTTCCCTGCCGCTCCCTCCTCAGCCCCAGCTACTACCACAGCTTTGGCATGACTGACAACTACTTCATCTTCATTGAGCAGCCATTCAAACTGGACATCCTCAAGATGGCCACCGCATACATGAGAGGGGTCAACTGGGCTAGTTGTCTGATGTTTTGCCCTGAGGAAAAT ACCCTGATTCACCTGATCGACAGAAAGACAGGCAAAGAAGTGGGCATAAAGTACTACACAGAGGCAATGATAGTGTACCATCACGTGAATGCCTTTGAAGAGGATGGTCATGTCATCTTTGATGTTATCGCCTATGAAGATCCCAGCTTATACAACATGTTCTACCTAAACGTGTTAAAAGAACAATCAAAGACCTCAGCAATGTCTGTGCCAAAGTGCAAAAGATTTGCCCTTCCTGTACAGACTGACAAG GTGATTGATGTTGGCGATGATATGGTGAAACTCCAATACACAACAGCCAGCGctgtgaaagagaaagagggtaaACTACTCTGCCAGCCAGAGGTGCTTTGTGACG TCCCAAAATCTACTACCCAGGATAAATTATGA